DNA sequence from the Marinilongibacter aquaticus genome:
CATTTGCCTTGCCCCGCCGATTCTCCGTGCTTACGGCGAGACTGCCCTCCTGTTCCGTCTTTTTTGGGAGGCTGGGCTTTCGTCCTCCGTGCCCGTATTTTCCTTCTGGGCCTTCTGCTTTTTTTCGCCCTGCTCTTGGGCGGGGGACCCGCTCTGGGACATGTGTTTTCGGTTGTCGAGCCTTTTCATGCCGCCGTCGTAGATATTGACCGTCTTGAACCTTGGGTTGGCCTCTATATGGAATTTCTCCTCCGTCCCGTTGTTCCGGAAGGTGACCGACTGCAGATTGCCCTTCTTGAGGGATTCGATAAGGTTGGCCCTGTATTCCGGTACGCCCAACTCCTTGATGGGGTGTTTGGCCAGGGCATCCTCCAGGCTGTAGCCATAGTTCTCATGAAACTGTTTGAGCTTGAAGTTTCCCGATTCGGTGACCTGCTTGAAGTCCAATTGTACCCAGGCATTGTAAAGCTGTCCCTCCCGGTTGCTGAGCGTTTTGTTCACGGACCTCCCGCTCATCAGGTTGTAGGCCTCTTTGAGCGTGATGTTGTTGGCCTTGTTGATGTAGAAAATCTGTTCCAGCGTCTCCTGACGACCGTCCCTTTGCAGGCAGGCACGGTAGGAATTGAAAAAGTACATGTCGCTCTGTTTGGATCTGCTGAAGTTCAGCTCGCTGTCGAGCCGGCCGTTTCCGAACCGTGCCGTATGCTCGAGTTTGAATTCGGCATGGCCGTTTTCAATACTCGATTTCAGTTTTTCTTCCAGGGACTCCCCAAAGCCGGCGTACTTGATCTGGTCCCGCAGGTATTCGAAGTTTTCTATATTCATGATGGGAATTGATTTGGGTTTGAAAATTTTTGCAGCAGGCATTGGCCTACCGCTCGTGGATATCCTTGACGGGTCTTGCCCTGAGTATTTCCTTGTTGCGGAATTTCAGGTTCAAATGCCTGCCACCGTTTTTTTCGGTGAGTTCCAAAACCAGGTATTTCCGGTTCGGAAGCGTGAGCTTTGGAAGGGCGAAGACCATCGGCCGGCGGGTCTTGCCGGGGATTGTCTCCACATGGCCCTTGACGAACAGGGGTTTTATCTCCAATTCCTGACTGGCCGCACGTTTGGCCCTTTTTCTGTCCCGAATGAAAAAATGCAACTGTTGGAGGTCGTAGTCGACAGGGCTGCCGTTCTCTATGGATACGGGGCAATAGAGCGTCCTGTCCCGGATGTAGAGGCCCTGTGCCCGTAACTCCATCCCGTGATCACGGCTCCTTTTTATCGCCCCGTGTTTTTTTGAGGCGGCAATCAGGTCCGAATCGAAGCGTATTTGGGACAGGTTGGCCCCCTGATCGGTAAAGTGGACGAGGTTCTCCGGTGTCCCGGCAATGGAGAAATTCAGGTCTACGGGCTCGGAGGAGTAGTTGACCAGAAATCCGTGCAGCTTCCCGTCGGTGGTGATCACTGTCAGGTTTGTTTCCGGGAAGCTCCTTTTTGCGGCCTTGAGCTGAAGCACATTCTCCACTCCGGGGGCCTTCTGTACCAAGATGTCACGGCTGCCCCGGTCGACACTCTGAATATCGGTGGGGAATACAAGGTTGCTTGTCTTAGAATAGGTGACCTGAAGGGTCATTGTCGAAGGTAGGCTTTTCTGTGCCCCCGCCGGATGGCTTTCCGACAGGATCAGCAAGAGGCTCAACAGCCAGGGGGTACTTGACTTTCTCATTGGAGTGTAAGTTTTAAATTGAAATCAATACGATAATTTTTGGGAGCGGTCGACCAGTATCACCCGGTGGCCCGCACGAAGGGTGATTTCGGTCCGCTTTGCCTTTTTGGACAACAGGTCCTTGGCCGCTTCGATACCCGCCGAAGCGATCCGTGTGGAAAAGGAAGGGTCAAGGCTGCTCAGTCCAAACGTGTCGATGCCTTTGGCCGCAGACCGTTTGGCCACTTGGCGGGTCATGGAGCCCGGAACAAAAATCCCTTCCAGACCGTCCAGGTCGTGGACCGACAACCGGGTGGGGTATATTTTGCCCTCAAAGCCGATGCTCTCGATTTGGACCTTCAGCCTTTCTCCGCTCAGTCGGGCAGTGCCGTAAAGCAAATGTCCCTCAGGGACCGGAGTTCGGCCTATCCTGATTCCGCTGGTGAGCCTCAGCCTCACCGTGGAACCTTCCATGACCTTTTGCCCACGGTCGATGACGGCCGAGATGCTTTCGCTCCGGGAAGAGGTGCGATATTCCCCGCTCCAGGAGAAAAAACCGTTGGATTCACCGGTTCCGGAAATTTCTGTCGGGTCCGATGGCACGCTGTCGTATGCCTGCCTGTCCCACTCGGAAACCGTGACCGGCCCCTCGTCCAGGATGACCCGCTGGCCCTGGGGCCCGGGCTCGCGGTTCCTGTGCCTTTCTTCCACCCTTTCGGGATGCTGGATGTCCAGAATGGTTTCCAGCATGTCGCCGAGTTGCCGCATCTCCCCGTTTTCGGCCCCCGTGCCGGACATGGAGGCCATCATTTCTTCCAAACGGTCGATACCGGCAGAAGTGGAGGGCGGTGAAGTTAAGGCCGGAGGGGCGGTTGGCGTTTCTTTGTAAGGTACTTTGGCCGGATATGGAGAGTTGAGCTGCCTTTCGATAAAGTCGAGTTCCCGTTCTATTTCCTTCTCGGTCTCCCTGTTGTACCCGGTACGGCTGTCGAGGGAACTGTTGAGGCCGAATGGGGCGGGGGAAGGGCCCGGACCATCGTCGGGAACGGCCTTTCGGTAATTGGGGTCACTTCTTATCAGTTCCTGCAGTTTCATCGAATCCGTGAATGCCCTGTTGTAGAAATCCATCTTGGTCAGTTGCCCATCTTCCGGAAGGACGGCATCGGGCAAGCTCAGCATGAGCCCGTCGTGCACTGTTTTTTCCGCATTGTCCTCTCCCGAATGCCCGCCGCCCAAAGCCCAGAAAACAAGGCTGATGAAGGGCAGGGCCAGCAGGGGAAGCAGGGTGTAGAACTTTCCGTTCACTTTTTTTTCAGTTGATTTTTCCATTGCTTTCGATTTATGTTTTCCAATTGGTTCAATACTTGATTTCCGTGCCGGAATCCATTTGCCCGGAACCGCTTGGCCCGTTGCCCCGGACCCTAACGCGGCGTTCTGTTCTCGGTGCCCAATTCCCTGTTTTCAACCGTGCTCCACCTTTCGATAAGGAACCCGTGGGGATTGTTGTCGCTCCGTGACACACTGCGTAGCTGCCCTTCGGTGACCAGGCTTCGGGTCGTGGTGCTGATGGGACGGACTATCCTTTGCTTCCCGTAGTACCGGAATCCATAGGGGTAGTGGTCGACATTCAGGCTTATGCTGTCCATTTGGACGCCCTGACTGATGTTTCCCGAGATCAGTCCGGCATAGTAGCCGTTTTCCTTCAGGATGTCGTAGCTCCTTTTGGCCGATGCGTCGGCCAGGTAAAGGGCCTTGGCCATGTTCTCCCGGATGACCTTGTCGTCCGGATCCAGGGTGAAGAAATAATGGTGGAATACCTTTATGTGGTCCCGTGCCTCGACAGGGAGGTTGTCCTTGCTTTCGGATGAATAGGCCTGAAGGGCCTTTCCGTGGTCCAGCACATAAATCCTGGACTGCATGCGTGCGATCGACCGCATACTTTGATGGATACTGTAGCCGCTGATGAGCACACAGGCCAGGATGACCGCCAGTGTGAAGGTCCGTACATGCCGAAAGGCCGTATCGATGTTTTTCATTTTTCTGAACATGTCTTCCGGTTTTAAGGACGGCTCCCGCGGCCTTCGTTTCTGAAATAGCCTTCGGACTGCCCACTGGAGGCCATTCCGCCCCCCGAGTTTCCGAAAGTATGGCCCACGGCATCGGCCGCCATGCCGAATCCGGCGGCACCGCTGCCGACTGCACCTCGGGCGGAAGAAGAAAAGAGCCGTGTCACCTTTTGGGTAAGGGCACTGCCGCCACCGGCATGGACTATGTAGTTGGCCACCGAGGGCACGGTGAAATAGCCCGCTATGCCTATGATAAGGAATATGAGATAGCCCGCATCGGTGCGGCTGAAAAAGGTATCGCCCGTTTGTCCAATTTGGGACAAGTCCAGTTTCAGCATGTTTTCCTGTATTTTGCCAATTATGGCCCCGAATATATTGGCCACGGGAAGCCAAAGGAAGACGTTGATGTAACGGGCGATCCAAACGGTGAGGGTATGTTGGAATCCGTCGAATACCGAAAGGCCGAATACCAGAGGTCCCAGAATGGACAGGACGATGAGCTGGAATGTGCGAAGGGTATTGATGCAAAGGGCCGACGACTCGAAAAGCAGTTCGAGTATCTCGCTCATCCATTCTTTCACCGAATTGCGGAAACTGTAGGAGGCCTTGGCCATGGCGAATTTTATGTCGTTTCCTATCCGGTCCAGGACACCTTCCCCTTGACTCTGGCCCGTATGCGTGTACCTGTACCACCTCTCCCGGTCCCCCTGTCCGTCGATGCCGACGTACATGTGCCATCCATCGGTTTTCATCAGGGCCTCCTCCTTCATTTTCAGCAGCTCCGTGACCGCCCTGTTGGAATCTTTCACAAGTAGGGCCGAGGCACTGACCGCCGGTTTCATGATCCCGTTGATCATCGAGAGGACCGTAGGGAAGACCATTATGCAGAAGCCTATCGCAAAGGGCCTGAAAAGGGGGTAGAGATCTACCGGTTCGGCATTGGAAATATGTTTCCAGACCCTTGCAGCGATATACCATATGGCCGCAAATCCCGCAATGCCCCGACTTATGCCGATCAGGCCGCTGCACAGGGGTATCATCTGTCCGTAAAGCTCGTCGAGTACGGCTTGTAGGCCCCCGACATAAGCTTCCGGTCCCTGGGCGGATACGGTCAGAGGCAATATCCCGAGGGCAAGGGCCGAAAGCGTTCCGGTTTTGTAGTTTTTCATCTGCAAGGGCTTCAATCGTCCAGTCCGTAAATCTTTTGCACGTTCAGTCTTTCCTTTCTCTCCCGGGCTCTTTGGAGGGCCAACAGGGAGGCCTGCCCGTTGAAATGCCTCAGGAACATGAGCTTGTCCTCCATTTGGCCGAACACACGGTCAATGGCTTTCAGCCTCTGGTCGTCGCTCATACGCATTTTGCCCGCCGTGACCAGGTCGGCCAGCTCTTTCAGGTCGTCAAGGCTCTTTTTGGCAAGGTTCCCGTGAACCTCTTGGATCAGGGTCAGTTCTTCACGGGTGAAGTTGCGGTCGTTTCCGAAAACCTTTCCCGCCCATGAGCATTCCTCCATCAGCTTTGCCTGTCGGGCAATGATGCCCTTGACGCGTTCGTGGCCCGATACATAGGGGTTTACTTCCAAAAGACCGTCCAGAAAGGCTTTGTGCAGCCTGAAATTCCCTTCCGTGACCGCGATTACCGCATTGTAGCCCCCGGTAAGGATTTGATAGCCCTGTTTCATCTGGTCAAGAATGGCACGGAATTGCCTGAGCTTTTCCAGGTTGAGCAAAAGCTGGGCGATTTCCGTCTGTTGGGCCGCAAGCGGGCCGATGGGCACGGATAGTGGCCCCAAAATCAAAAGCATGAGCACTGTTCTTTTCATGTGACTGTTTTTTGTTCCTGTATCCCCATAAATTGGGCTTTCATCTTCTATATGTTTAGGGCTTTCCGCCCTTATTCCCTTCCCGGCCCATAGACTGTGCCGATGAACTTGAGTTCTTTTGTCCCCTCCGACCGGCTGGCTGTCAGCAGGGTCAGTCCGCGGCCGAAAATTTGGCAGAACGCATGGGTTTCCCCCGCAAGGGCGTGCAACTCCGATAGGCGTGCGGTGCGTTGGCCATCGAGCATTCCGAGCTTTCCGTTGGCTATCAGGGCGGCCAGTTCGGAAAGGATGAAACCGCACTGCCGGCGTATGGCCCGAACGACGGCCCTTGCATAGCTTTGCTGCCCGGCCGTGAGCAGGACGGTATTGCTCTCCAACAGGCCGCATTCCCGAATGGTCGACTCCAGCATTGACAGCACGTCCTTGACCCAGGGGTGGTCCCCTATGCGTGGATTGACCTTTTTCAGGGACCTGAAGAAACCGTCGTGCAAGAGGAATTCTCCTTCTTTTGATCGGCCCACCGTTTGGAGTCCCCCATGGACAATGTCGTAGCCCCGCCTGATCCTGTCCAGGTGTGCCCGGTTGGCGGCAATCTGTGCGATCAGTTCCGTATGCGACTGTTCCTGTGCCCTTGCCCCGGCAAGGGTGCAGAGCATGGCGACCGCAATTAAAGTGAACCGTGCTATCATTGAAGTCCGTATGCTTTCCTGAGTGACCGCAGCTCCTGCCTGGCCCTGGCCCTCTGCAGGCTCAACAGGATGTTTTGCCGGTTGAAAAGCCTGAGGTCGTCGTAATTCCGCTCTATTCGCCTGCCCGCCGCATCGATGAGTTCCATGCGGTCGGCATCGGTCATTTGGGTGGCCATGTCCTTGAGGATAAGGGATATGTGGTCCACGTTTTTGAGGCTTTCGCTCAAAATGCCCCCGTACACGCCGGCCATATGGGAGAGCTCGTCGGCGGTAAAGTTTCCGTCCACCCGCAAGAGGTTCCACATCCGGCCATACTCCGCCACCAACGCCCTTTGGGTGTCCAGCACCGTTTTGACACGGTGGTAGTCGGAAATCGCCTTTTTGACCTGCCGGAGCTCCTGATAATACTCACGGTATTGCTGCCTTTGCCTTTCTGCCCAATCGGCAATCTCCTTGAGCTTTGACTCCGAAAGGATATTCTCCAGCTCCTTCTGGGCGTTCTGGAGCCAGATGGTCTTGTTCTGCAGTTGCTGAATGACCAGGTCCAGGGCCTTGATGACCTTGATGACCGCGGCCTTGATGATTTCAATGATGGGGTTTGCCGCCCGAAGGGTACCTGTCGGGGCTGCCGACAGCACGACGGTCATGAGGACCAGTCCCAAATTCCTTTTCATGCTTTTCATTTTTGTTTTCCTTTTTTCATTTCCCCCGCCAGGGCCGCTACGCCCTTTCCAATGTCGCCGCCGAACCTTTCGGCCGCCCGGCTCACCCTCAACCGTTCCTTCTGTTCCGTCGTGTAGACCAGGTATTCCTCCGGGCTCACCTCGGTGCGGTAGACCCTGCTCATCGAACTGCCCAGACCGATGAAAACCTCCTTGTACCTTTTCTTGGGGTCATTGGCCCTGTTGACCGAAAGGACCAGGGCCCTTTCCTTGTCGGTCAATCCCAAAAGCTCCTGTATTTGGTCGAACTTGTTCCGGTATTTGCTCTGGTCCAGAAGGATCTTGCAGTCCGAGTTGTTGATGATCGCCTGTTTGACCACCCGGGAGGAAATGATGTCCTCCACCTCTTGGGTGACCACCACGGCCTCCCCGAAGAACTTCCTGACCGTCTTGAAAAGGTATTTGATGTATTCGGCGAACCCTTCCTTCATCAGGGCCTTCCAGGCCTCCTCGATCAGGATCATTTTGCGTACGCCCTGCATTTTCCTCATTTTGTTGATGAACACCTCCATGATGATGATGGTCACCACGGGGAAAAGTATGGGATGGTCCTTGATGTTGTCCAGCTCGAAGACGATGAACCGTTCGTGGAGCAGGTCCCGGTTTTCCCTTGCGTTCAGCAGGTAGTCGAATTCCCCGCCCTTGTAATAGGGCCGGAGCACGTACAGGAAATTGTCGATGTCGAAGTCCTTTTCCTTCACTTTGTCCCGGCTGAGCAGGCCCAGGTAGTTTTCTGTCAGGTAATCGTAGAAGCTGTCAAAGCAGGCCGGGACATGCGGGCATTTGCCCAAATGCTCGAAGTAGCCGTTCAGGGCGTTCGAAAGGGCAACGTACTCCGATCGCTTGAATTCTTCGTCGTCCTTTTTCCACAGGGCCAAGAGCAAGGTTTTGATGCTTTCCCTCTTTTCGGTGTCCAGACTGTCCCCCGGGCCAATGTGGAAGGGGTTGAACCGGATCGGGTCTTCCTCGCTGTAGGTGAAGTAATGCCCGCCCACCATTTGGCAAAGTCCCCTGTAGGAGTGGCCCACATCGACCAGGACGATATGTGTCCCCTGCTCGTAATAGCTCCTGAGCATGTGGTTGGTGAAGAAGCTCTTTCCCGATCCGCTGGGTCCGAGTATGAACTTGTTTCGGTTTGTGCAGATGCCCCTTTCGAGCGGTTCGTCGCTGATGTCGACATGGATGGGCCTGCCCGTCAGCCTGTCGCCGAGCCTGAGCCCGACCGGGCTGAGCGAAGAGCGGTAGCCGGTTTCCATGTTCAGGAAACAGGAGGCCTGCTGGGCAAAGGTGTCGAATGTGTCGTTCATGGGAAAATCCCCCGCGTTGCCGGGTATCCCCGCCCAGAAAATCTGGGGAGCCCCCAGGGTTTCCACTTTGCAGGTGGCATCCATCCGGGCAAGGGCGGAGGCAACCCTGTTTTTCAGCGGCTTTATGCCATCGGGGTCCCGTGTCCAGGCCAGGATGTTGAAATGGGCCTTGACGGGCATGCGTTGCCGGGCCAGTGCCTCGTTCAGGAAATCGTTGGCCGCATCCCGGGCAATCAGGTTTTCACGGCTGTAGGCCGACAGGGACTGCAGCCGTAACCTTTTGCTTTCCAGCCTGCGGATCGTTCTGCGGGCCTCCTGGATGAAGATGTACTGGTTGTATACATGGTTGCAGGACAAGAGCTGGCCTAGGTTCGCGGCGAAGCCCACGCTGAAACTCGAACGGTCCGTGGAGTAGCGGTCATAGTCGGTACGGCTTCCGCAGACGGAGGGTAGGTCCCCGGCATCGGCCAGGGTGTAGAGCTGGCAGTGCCGGTCGGCGATTTGCAGCCCCCCGCCGAATTGTATGTCGCCGATCATCGACCGTTCCCCATTTGGGGAAGGGAAGAAGTACCGTTCGATAAGCCCCTGCCGGTCATGACCGCTCCTCAGGTCCCGGTCCCCCATGCGGTGCAGGCTGACAAGCCCGCTGTCCTCGAGTATTTTGCGGAACTGCCCACAGGTGTCCATGAAATCCTCCAGCAATCCCCTGTCAAGGGTCTGCCTGGGGACAATGGACTTTCTGAGCAGGCCGGAGAAAAGGGAACTGGAGGCCGTCCTGCCGGATGGCTTACGGGTGAGCATCAGGTAGCAACTGTGATCCAGAAAGGGCCTTTCGTTGAAGAAAAGGTCACTGCTGCGGTTCAGGAAACTTGTGCCGGCCTTTTGGAACTCTGGCCTGTAGGCATCCTCCAGAAACCAGTCCTGCTTGTGGAACACCGTAGACGGGGGCAGTATCCTCAAGGCTTTGACCCAGGTCTGATGAAGGGTTTCGTACTCTTGATCCGACAGGGTGAATATTTCCGGCAGGTCGACCTTGAAGGCCAGCGTGATGTCGCCCTGCTTGCTGAGTATACAGTCGTTTTCTATGTCCATGATGGGGCTTATATCTTCCAATTCTCTTTCCATTTTCACGGTCGGTTTTCATTTGTTTTTTTCCCGGGATGGAGGAACACCTCCCTGCGGCGGCACCGGACTGCCCGTGGAATCCGTTTGGAGGCCCAGGTCTTCATCAGGCCATGTTCTCCGTACTTTCTGCTCATCCTGTAGCTGAGCAGGATCAGGGCCGTCCCGCATGCGGCCGCGGTGGCCATGCAGGCCGGTGATGGGATGCCCGAGAGGTACATTGCCGTCGTGAGCACCAGCAGAACCGCCATCCCCCCGCCCAGATACCAAATGTACTGGGCCTTGAGCCCCTTGAACTCGATACTGCGGTTGATGCCCTTGTTGACAGTGTAGCTACTCGTGGCCGTGCGTCCCTCAGCAGAGCCCATTGCGTATGCTTTCGATAATGCCGTACCGTATTCCGCGTGCGTCCTCTCCCGGCTTGCCGTATTTGAGGTCCCGGAACAGGGACTGGCTTTCCTTCAGTATTTCCAGAAGGGCGAAAACCGTGTCCCCCGACCTTTGCAGTTTTTCATACTCCTGGGGGAACTCGACGGACAGTGTGTCATGCAGGTACCGGTACCGGGAAGCGGGCAGTGAGGCCTTGAGCCTTGCAAAACACGCTTTCTCCAATTCTCCGGGGGACAGGGTCCGGAACTCCCGGGCCGGAAGGGAGGCCAGGGCCGCCCGGACCTTTCTGTCCAGGAAATCCTCGATTCCGGAAGAGCCCCGCAGGCCTGTCAGCAGGTCGGGATAGGCGTGGAGCATATAGGCCCACAACCTTTCTTTCAGTATATTCTGGACCATGGCTATATACCGAAGAAGGACTTTATGACCGTGGCCACGACCACCAGGAAAATGCAGCTTCCGAACCATGCGGCGGCCACCTTGCCCGTGTCCTGATCCCCGGAGTTCCATTTTTGGTACACTTTTACGGCTCCGATGAGTCCGAGAATGGCCCCCACCGCATACATCAGGTTCGTGCCGGGTTCAAAATAGCTGCGTACTTTCTGGTCCGCCTCATTGATGCCCGCAAGGCCGTCCTGGGCCATGCCGTAAATGCTGTTCACCAAAAACATGGAGCCAAGCACCGTTTTCCTTGTTCTCATTTCTGTTTTCATACCTGTTCGATTTCTGTTTTCAATGTTTGAAGTCGGGTGGCCCGTGTTTGGGGCTTCCTGACTTTTGTCCAACCCCTCTTTCACGCAGCACCGTAGGGCCCCAGGACCGGGACCACCCGAATGTCCTTTGGTTCAAAAGACAGGGGCCTTTGCCTTCCATCGCCCTCTTTTACTTGCCCATTTGTCGCTCCCAGAGCTGAAGGGAAGTACCCCTGTCGGTATCTTTATGCCTGCCAGAGCCGATCGGTTTCGGCCGAGGTGAAATGTTTCAGGCCTTGTTTTGCACATTCTGAAGCGAGCAGCTCCTCCAGCCATCTCCTTTCGGTGGATCCTTTTGCCAAGGGGTATTCGGAAAGCACGACGGCCAGGAAATCCCCAAGTTCATCGTTGTCCAAATGGCCATCCCCGGCCATTTGGACGGCTTCCCTTATGCGGTTGGCCAGGTCCAGGATGCGGGAGGGGTCGGTTCCGGATGCCGGTCCGGGACCATGGAAGATTCTCTTTCGGTGCCCAATAAGAGCTTTGAGAACCGGGAAATGGAACCTGAGTCCGACTATCAGGTAATATACGGCCAGGACCATTCCCAAAGTCCGCAGGAAGTCCGGCCATGAAATTTCGGTCAACATAAGACGCTTGCTTTTTGGGTTCGGGGGGCGACGTACCTGTCGGCCCCATTTGAAAGCAAAGTAATGCCCCTGTCCCGGGGCCTACAAGTGCAACTTGAAGTGCAGGGAATCTTGAACCCCTGCACCTTAGTGGGCCTTCCGGACCGGGAATGGGTGGGGCGTGTTTCCTGCGAAGTTTTTTTTCGGACCGGAAATCGCCGGACAGGCGGTTTGGGCTTGAAAGATTGGACGATAGTTCGTATTCTTGCAATTATTTATAATAAGTCTAAATAAAAATAAAAAGATTCGTACCATTGGACATCAGAACATCAGAAGGGTTTGAGGAAGCGTATCGCCTTTATTCGGGCCTGATCTTTGGTCTTTGCATTCAAAAGGTGCCCTGTGCCGAAGATGCCGAGGAGATCGTTCAGGAGCTGTTTCGCAGTGTCTGGGAAAGACGCCATGAAATTGGGGACCAGGGGGATATCGGGCATTACCTGATGAAATCGGCGAAATACAGGTTGATCGACTTTTACAGGAAAAGGGAGCGTGAAAGAAAGGTTTTTGTCAAGCAGGATATCCCCGCGGAAGGAAGGGCCCCTTCGCTTGTCGAAGAGCGGCTGGTTTTTGCCGAGCTGAAGGCAAAGGCCATGCAGGTCCTGAGGGAATTGCCCTTGCGGACGCGGGAGATTTTTTTGTTGAGCCGGAGGCATGGACTGACCAACAAGCAAATTGCCCACAGGGTAAACATGAGTGAAAAGTCCGTGGAATACCATATGAAAAAGGCTTTGGACGGCATGAAGCTGAAATTGTCGAAATAAAAGCCCTTTCCGTTTAGGGTAAAGGGCTTTTGTGCCGAATATAGTTGGGCAGCCGGAAACAAATTGGCTGTCAACGAGTATGCAAATAGATTCCCGTTTATTGGAAAAATATGCCGCAGGGCTGTGCACTGCGGATGAAGAGGCCGCAGTGGAAAATTGGTTGTCAACCCCCGGTGATCCGGAGGCACGGAGATATGCCCCCCTTTTTGAGGGGCGGAAGGAATATGTGTGGCAAAGCACGGTGAGATCCTTGTCCAAAGGGGGGAAGTCATTGCCTTTTGCCAGACTGCGATACGGTACCGCCGCTTGTCTATTGTGTGCCTTGGCCTGGTGCTTTTGGCCTGGTGCTTTCCAGGGGCCCCCGCAGGGCAGTCTAAAGATCACTTCGGGGGCAAAAGTAACCTTTGTGGAAGCCGACACCTGCCATTTGGCCTTTTCGGGCTACCTGCAATTGGTCAATGCTTCAACGGAAAGCAAATTTGTGGTGTGCCAAAACGGTAAGGCCTTTCATCTTGAACCGGGGGAAACCTACTACCTGGAGACAATCAGGGAGGAGCATTACTTGATTCCGGAGAAATACCTTTCCCCGGAAGACGACTATGTCCGGTTTGTACGCGGCGATGTGCGAATAATTAACCCGGAAGTATAGTTGAGAAGTATCCTTTACATAACGCTTTTGCTGTCTGCCCTTGGGGCGATGTCGCAGGATGCCTTCACGGTTTCCGGAAGGGCTGTGGATGAGGAAAACGGCCCGGCCGCTTTTGCCACCGTATCCATTCCTTCACTGAACCGGGCTATGTTTACCGATGAAAGGGGCGGATTTGCCTTTTTGGATGTACCCAAGGGCAGGTATGTCATCACCGTCAGCTCTGTGGGCTATCTTCAGGCAACGGACACCCTTGA
Encoded proteins:
- the traK gene encoding conjugative transposon protein TraK, translated to MFRKMKNIDTAFRHVRTFTLAVILACVLISGYSIHQSMRSIARMQSRIYVLDHGKALQAYSSESKDNLPVEARDHIKVFHHYFFTLDPDDKVIRENMAKALYLADASAKRSYDILKENGYYAGLISGNISQGVQMDSISLNVDHYPYGFRYYGKQRIVRPISTTTRSLVTEGQLRSVSRSDNNPHGFLIERWSTVENRELGTENRTPR
- a CDS encoding DUF4133 domain-containing protein, with the translated sequence MGSAEGRTATSSYTVNKGINRSIEFKGLKAQYIWYLGGGMAVLLVLTTAMYLSGIPSPACMATAAACGTALILLSYRMSRKYGEHGLMKTWASKRIPRAVRCRRREVFLHPGKKTNENRP
- a CDS encoding TraG family conjugative transposon ATPase, translating into MERELEDISPIMDIENDCILSKQGDITLAFKVDLPEIFTLSDQEYETLHQTWVKALRILPPSTVFHKQDWFLEDAYRPEFQKAGTSFLNRSSDLFFNERPFLDHSCYLMLTRKPSGRTASSSLFSGLLRKSIVPRQTLDRGLLEDFMDTCGQFRKILEDSGLVSLHRMGDRDLRSGHDRQGLIERYFFPSPNGERSMIGDIQFGGGLQIADRHCQLYTLADAGDLPSVCGSRTDYDRYSTDRSSFSVGFAANLGQLLSCNHVYNQYIFIQEARRTIRRLESKRLRLQSLSAYSRENLIARDAANDFLNEALARQRMPVKAHFNILAWTRDPDGIKPLKNRVASALARMDATCKVETLGAPQIFWAGIPGNAGDFPMNDTFDTFAQQASCFLNMETGYRSSLSPVGLRLGDRLTGRPIHVDISDEPLERGICTNRNKFILGPSGSGKSFFTNHMLRSYYEQGTHIVLVDVGHSYRGLCQMVGGHYFTYSEEDPIRFNPFHIGPGDSLDTEKRESIKTLLLALWKKDDEEFKRSEYVALSNALNGYFEHLGKCPHVPACFDSFYDYLTENYLGLLSRDKVKEKDFDIDNFLYVLRPYYKGGEFDYLLNARENRDLLHERFIVFELDNIKDHPILFPVVTIIIMEVFINKMRKMQGVRKMILIEEAWKALMKEGFAEYIKYLFKTVRKFFGEAVVVTQEVEDIISSRVVKQAIINNSDCKILLDQSKYRNKFDQIQELLGLTDKERALVLSVNRANDPKKRYKEVFIGLGSSMSRVYRTEVSPEEYLVYTTEQKERLRVSRAAERFGGDIGKGVAALAGEMKKGKQK
- a CDS encoding conjugal transfer protein TraI, giving the protein MKRNLGLVLMTVVLSAAPTGTLRAANPIIEIIKAAVIKVIKALDLVIQQLQNKTIWLQNAQKELENILSESKLKEIADWAERQRQQYREYYQELRQVKKAISDYHRVKTVLDTQRALVAEYGRMWNLLRVDGNFTADELSHMAGVYGGILSESLKNVDHISLILKDMATQMTDADRMELIDAAGRRIERNYDDLRLFNRQNILLSLQRARARQELRSLRKAYGLQ
- the traM gene encoding conjugative transposon protein TraM, whose product is MEKSTEKKVNGKFYTLLPLLALPFISLVFWALGGGHSGEDNAEKTVHDGLMLSLPDAVLPEDGQLTKMDFYNRAFTDSMKLQELIRSDPNYRKAVPDDGPGPSPAPFGLNSSLDSRTGYNRETEKEIERELDFIERQLNSPYPAKVPYKETPTAPPALTSPPSTSAGIDRLEEMMASMSGTGAENGEMRQLGDMLETILDIQHPERVEERHRNREPGPQGQRVILDEGPVTVSEWDRQAYDSVPSDPTEISGTGESNGFFSWSGEYRTSSRSESISAVIDRGQKVMEGSTVRLRLTSGIRIGRTPVPEGHLLYGTARLSGERLKVQIESIGFEGKIYPTRLSVHDLDGLEGIFVPGSMTRQVAKRSAAKGIDTFGLSSLDPSFSTRIASAGIEAAKDLLSKKAKRTEITLRAGHRVILVDRSQKLSY
- the traN gene encoding conjugative transposon protein TraN — its product is MRKSSTPWLLSLLLILSESHPAGAQKSLPSTMTLQVTYSKTSNLVFPTDIQSVDRGSRDILVQKAPGVENVLQLKAAKRSFPETNLTVITTDGKLHGFLVNYSSEPVDLNFSIAGTPENLVHFTDQGANLSQIRFDSDLIAASKKHGAIKRSRDHGMELRAQGLYIRDRTLYCPVSIENGSPVDYDLQQLHFFIRDRKRAKRAASQELEIKPLFVKGHVETIPGKTRRPMVFALPKLTLPNRKYLVLELTEKNGGRHLNLKFRNKEILRARPVKDIHER
- the traJ gene encoding conjugative transposon protein TraJ, translating into MKNYKTGTLSALALGILPLTVSAQGPEAYVGGLQAVLDELYGQMIPLCSGLIGISRGIAGFAAIWYIAARVWKHISNAEPVDLYPLFRPFAIGFCIMVFPTVLSMINGIMKPAVSASALLVKDSNRAVTELLKMKEEALMKTDGWHMYVGIDGQGDRERWYRYTHTGQSQGEGVLDRIGNDIKFAMAKASYSFRNSVKEWMSEILELLFESSALCINTLRTFQLIVLSILGPLVFGLSVFDGFQHTLTVWIARYINVFLWLPVANIFGAIIGKIQENMLKLDLSQIGQTGDTFFSRTDAGYLIFLIIGIAGYFTVPSVANYIVHAGGGSALTQKVTRLFSSSARGAVGSGAAGFGMAADAVGHTFGNSGGGMASSGQSEGYFRNEGRGSRP
- a CDS encoding TerB family tellurite resistance protein, with product MKRTVLMLLILGPLSVPIGPLAAQQTEIAQLLLNLEKLRQFRAILDQMKQGYQILTGGYNAVIAVTEGNFRLHKAFLDGLLEVNPYVSGHERVKGIIARQAKLMEECSWAGKVFGNDRNFTREELTLIQEVHGNLAKKSLDDLKELADLVTAGKMRMSDDQRLKAIDRVFGQMEDKLMFLRHFNGQASLLALQRARERKERLNVQKIYGLDD